TTTTTGATGCCGATTCTTGCGGCGTTATTTCTACGATTCACGAACAATCACCCGATATCAATCAGGGTGTTGAGCGCGTAAAAAAAGAAGATCAGGGTGCCGGCGATCAGGGTATGATGTTTGGCTATGCCAATACCGATATGGACAACTACATGCCCATGCCCATTGAACTTGCACACATTCTTCTTCAGGAACTTGCCGCTATTCGCCGCGAAGGCAAAGTAATGAAATACCTGAGACCCGATTCCAAATCACAGGTTACCATTGAATATGACGATAATGGCAAACCCGTTCGCATAGATACTATTGTTATTTCAACGCAGCACGACGAATTCGTAAAATCAAAAACTGCGAATTTCAAAGACATCAAGGCTGCCGAGAAACAAATGCAGGATAAAATTACCGAAGATGTTCGGAAAATTCTGATACCACGCCTCATTAAAATGATTCCTGCACGCGTAAAAGCGCTGTTCCATAACGATTACAAACTGTATGTAAATCCTACCGGTAAATTTATTATTGGCGGCCCTCACGGCGATACAGGTCTAACAGGAAGAAAAATTATTGTTGATACTTACGGTGGCAAAGGTGCACACGGTGGCGGCGCGTTCTCCGGAAAAGATTCCTCAAAAGTGGACCGTTCTGCTGCATATGCTACAAGACATATTGCCAAGAATCTGGTTGCTGCAGGCATTGCCGGTGAAGTTCTGGTTCAGGTAGCTTACGCTATTGGCGTTGCTCAGCCTGTAGGTTTATATGTGAATACTTTCGGCACAACCAAAGTAAAGAATGCCAAAGGCAAGATTCTTACCGATGGTGAAGTTTCCGAAAAAGTTTCGAAACTGTTTGACATGAGACCTTATGCTATCATAGAGCGCTTCGGACTGAAGAATCCGATATTCCAGCGCACTACGGCATACGGACATTTCGGAAGAACCAATTACACCGAAGAGGTTGAGGTTTTCTATAAAGATAAATCTACCTCCGAAAAAACAATAAACGGACAGAAAAAACTCTTCCGTAAAGTTGAATTCTTTGGATGGGAAAAACTGGATTATGTTGCCAGAATTAAAAAAGAATTCGGAATCAAATAATTGATTGTAGCAATAACAAAAAGCCCGGGCAGATTGTCCGGGCTTTTTTTATACTGAAATTAAACAGCAACAATTAGTGCTTTATAATAAGTTTGCGTGTGGCATACGGTTTTCCGTTCACAATAAGTGTATAAAAATAAACACCGTTACTGAAGGTATAAGTATCTATTTTAACCGTTCCTGAATTTTCAACAAGCATTTGGTTAAACACATCGTTGCCCAGCATATCGCGGACTACAATGCGGTTCTCAAATCCATTGCCCGGAAGGGTATAACTGATATTTGAATATCCGTTGGCCGGATTGGGTGATGCGTTTGAAAACTGAACCTTTTCAGGAACAATCTGCGGAACATTGCTGTGAAGACCATCAAACTTTACAAACACACTGGATGAGTCTGCAAGATTATTCTCATCGAAAAATGTGTACAGCAGTATCGAAACACCTATATGATTGTTCGCATTGTACTGCGCATCAAATCCATTAGAAATAGAGTCGGGAGCTATCCAAATCGGGTCAGGTGATTCAAACGTGGCCGGCAAATAACAGGTTCCCCAGCAAAACGTGTTCACACTTCCGGAAACAATAGCAACCTCTTTCTTTTTAACTTTCACCGAAAGAGAATCAGTACCCGAATTCAGCACATCCAGATACAGATAATTGGTTCCCGAAGGAATGACATTAAAGGTAATTGTATCTCCATTGTTATAAACAACACCATTGGTATCTGATACAACAAGGTTCTGGGCTTTTACAGAAAATCCCAACAAAATCAAGAGTGAGAGATAGAGTAATGACCTTTTCATAGACGTGGAATTTATGTTACATCCGGTTCATTGCAATTATCATGCTATTTGTAACATGAAACGCGAAAAAACCGCTTATTATTTTATTAATATAGAATTATTAACCAAATATACACAATTTTTACCCTTAATCCCACATTAACATATAATTAACCCCGAGGTAATAGACAATCGATACATTTGTATAAGTAATTTTATTCGCAAAAATTACTAACTTTGACATTGTTCTTTAACAAGGTGTATGCATTTGATTTTAATTGGCTGATTGAAGGTATAATAATGATAAATTGAAATTTCTATTTTTATAAATAAAAACATAAATTATCCTAAACCTGAAACACATGAAGAAAACTATTCTCTTCTTTTTGGCAATTTGTCTGGCAGTTACTGCGTATTCGCAGCAGCCAAAATCACAGCGTCTTGTTCTGTTAGAGCATTTCACACAGGCCTCATGCGGCTACTGCCCTCCATGGAATACGGCTTACGAAGCTCTGAAACCAACCAATGTTGGTAAATTCGTTATTGTACGCCATCAGGTAAACTGGCCGGGTTACGACCCCATGAATGAGCAATACCCTGATGTAAGCGCAAGAGTATCGTACTATAGTGTTACGGGTGTGCCATATTCGCGCACAGACGGCACCCTTACAGGACAAATGTCGCAAACGACCTTAAACTCAGAGTATGCCATTGCATCTCCGTTTACTATTGCAGTAACTCATACAATGTCACCCCTGAACGACTCAGTAAATATTTCGGTAGAAATTACGGCAACCACAGCATTCACGGCCAACGGCGCTTTAAAATGCCATGTTGACCTTACCGAGAGTCATATTGGTTTTTCTTCAGCTCCCGGCAGTAACGGAGAAACGAATTTCTACAATGTGATCCGTAAAATGATTCCCGATGCAAACGGCACCACACTTGCCGGCACCTGGACCAACGGACAAACCCAGACACTCAACTTCAGCATCCCCGTTCCTGAATATATCTATGATCTGCGCGAGCTTGAAGTGGTAGCTTTTATTCAGCAGAATGGCGATAAAAGAGTAGAACAGGCCGGTTACGACCCCAAAATTACGCTGGTTGGCGATGCAAATCTGGATGCAGCTGTCAGCGCTATTACCAATGTTCCCTTTGTTACCTGCGATGCAACATTCACACCTTCGGTTACACTGAAGAACATGAAAAGCACCGTTCTTACAACTGCAACCATTTATTATCAGGTTGATGGTGGTACTGTAGCTTCTGTTCCCTGGACAGGCAGCCTTAACATCAATGCCACTGCAAGCGTTGCACTGCCCGCACTCAATTGTGGCGCTGCAGGCTTACACACACTCAAAACATGGGTTTCAGACCCAAATGGTCCCGGCATGGACTTCTTCCCTGTCAATAACTCCAAATCAATTCAGTATTCGGTACCCGCAACGGCCGTATTGCCTCCGGTTACTCAGGGCTTTGAAGCAACAACATTTCCTCCTGCCGGAGGATGGCTGGTATACAACCCCGGCAATGATTATACATGGCAGCGCGACAACTCAGCCAGCGGTTTTGGTTTGAGTACTGCAGCTGTTGTGATTCCTTTCTTTGCTATTGCATCGGGTTTTGACGAAATGTTTCTGCCGCCGGTTGACCTGAC
The nucleotide sequence above comes from Bacteroidota bacterium. Encoded proteins:
- the metK gene encoding methionine adenosyltransferase; translated protein: MGYLFTSESVSEGHPDKVADQISDALLDDFLRGDPESKVACETLVTTGLVVCSGEVKTKSYVDIQKVARGVIRQIGYTRSDYFFDADSCGVISTIHEQSPDINQGVERVKKEDQGAGDQGMMFGYANTDMDNYMPMPIELAHILLQELAAIRREGKVMKYLRPDSKSQVTIEYDDNGKPVRIDTIVISTQHDEFVKSKTANFKDIKAAEKQMQDKITEDVRKILIPRLIKMIPARVKALFHNDYKLYVNPTGKFIIGGPHGDTGLTGRKIIVDTYGGKGAHGGGAFSGKDSSKVDRSAAYATRHIAKNLVAAGIAGEVLVQVAYAIGVAQPVGLYVNTFGTTKVKNAKGKILTDGEVSEKVSKLFDMRPYAIIERFGLKNPIFQRTTAYGHFGRTNYTEEVEVFYKDKSTSEKTINGQKKLFRKVEFFGWEKLDYVARIKKEFGIK
- a CDS encoding T9SS type A sorting domain-containing protein, whose translation is MKRSLLYLSLLILLGFSVKAQNLVVSDTNGVVYNNGDTITFNVIPSGTNYLYLDVLNSGTDSLSVKVKKKEVAIVSGSVNTFCWGTCYLPATFESPDPIWIAPDSISNGFDAQYNANNHIGVSILLYTFFDENNLADSSSVFVKFDGLHSNVPQIVPEKVQFSNASPNPANGYSNISYTLPGNGFENRIVVRDMLGNDVFNQMLVENSGTVKIDTYTFSNGVYFYTLIVNGKPYATRKLIIKH
- a CDS encoding Omp28-related outer membrane protein, yielding MKKTILFFLAICLAVTAYSQQPKSQRLVLLEHFTQASCGYCPPWNTAYEALKPTNVGKFVIVRHQVNWPGYDPMNEQYPDVSARVSYYSVTGVPYSRTDGTLTGQMSQTTLNSEYAIASPFTIAVTHTMSPLNDSVNISVEITATTAFTANGALKCHVDLTESHIGFSSAPGSNGETNFYNVIRKMIPDANGTTLAGTWTNGQTQTLNFSIPVPEYIYDLRELEVVAFIQQNGDKRVEQAGYDPKITLVGDANLDAAVSAITNVPFVTCDATFTPSVTLKNMKSTVLTTATIYYQVDGGTVASVPWTGSLNINATASVALPALNCGAAGLHTLKTWVSDPNGPGMDFFPVNNSKSIQYSVPATAVLPPVTQGFEATTFPPAGGWLVYNPGNDYTWQRDNSASGFGLSTAAVVIPFFAIASGFDEMFLPPVDLTTLASPKLLFSHAHCRYASESDKLEIMVSKNCGATWTTLYNKAGATLATAPLSTTGFVPTASQWKHDTVDLTTMAGEAQVLIKFKGTSAYGNNLWVDDINLANFTASVSENTTNGNSMAVYPNPFSGSTTIDLNLSNNATVVISMFNVLGELVYTADQGSMSAGNHNISLDGTSLQAGIYYINAKVDGYTLTQKVSVIK